In Arachis hypogaea cultivar Tifrunner chromosome 2, arahy.Tifrunner.gnm2.J5K5, whole genome shotgun sequence, a genomic segment contains:
- the LOC112732281 gene encoding chromo domain protein LHP1 translates to MKPAAKRRSSTFEPHNTNGAAPSPSASAHLPADSVTVPVSAAGEGANALVHGDSGADTVGAGNQPVPLAENQNMELQVGQGEHQQQQREELLRVEVSGLEEEDEEMDDGDDDAEEGSSRLPEGYYEVEAIRKRRVRKGEVHYLVKWLDWPETANTWEPLENLEGVSEIVSAFEESWHSAPQRRRKRKNVVQHSALKKRLERSETPYSLRRFPASTSTSNHAPSAPPPQITGLNYGDIPAFPQPVLFADEVENNGDASIVRNAAPPNVSRLGNASGSVSAANEEPDYDPKLSELRASTANGSDADRLAIQFQDPNPSSGDGHGEGQPNGGCMESSQGGGSRGARKRKSGSVKRFNRDLLSGEPLSLQNPAGTSDGSAQQVVASNRKVDLPRPSNPIVKILKPVNCLPPIPISTQDVVVSFLAIRADGSEILVDNHYLKRNYPIMLIDFYEQHLRYSPMS, encoded by the exons ATGAAGCCTGCAGCCAAGAGAAGGTCATCAACCTTCGAACCACACAACACCAACGGTGCTGCTCCTTCTCCTTCTGCTTCTGCTCATCTTCCTGCTGATTCTGTAACCGTTCCTGTTTCTGCTGCTGGGGAAGGTGCTAATGCTCTTGTTCATGGCGATTCTGGTGCTGATACTGTTGGCGCTGGTAACCAACCCGTTCCTCTCGCTGAGAACCAGAATATGGAGTTGCAGGTAGGGCAAGGAGAACACCAACAGCAGCAAAGAGAGGAGCTTCTTCGTGTTGAAGTTTCCGGactggaagaagaagatgaagaaatggatgatggtgatgatgatgctgaagAAGGTTCCTCTCGTCTTCCTGAGGGTTACTACGAAGTCGAAGCCATTCGTAAAAGGAGGGTCCGCAAG GGTGAGGTTCACTACTTGGTCAAATG GCTTGATTGGCCTGAGACAGCCAACACATGGGAGCCTCTGGAAAATCTGGAGGGTGTTTCTGAAATCGTCTCGGCTTTCGAGGAAAG CTGGCATTCAGCGCCGCAACGCAGGCGTAAGCGAAAGAATGTTGTTCAACATTCTGCGCTTAAGAAGAGGCTGGAGCGATCCGAGACTCCGTACAGCCTCAGACGATTTCCAGCTTCAACATCCACTAGCAACCATGCTCCATCAGCTCCTCCTCCTCAAATAACGGGCCTAAATTATGGTGACATCCCTGCCTTTCCACAGCCAGTGCTTTTCGCTGACGAAGTGGAAAACAACGGGGATGCTAGCATTGTCAGAAATGCTGCACCCCCAAATGTGAGTAGGCTTGGAAATGCTTCCGGGTCAGTCAGTGCTGCAAATGAAGAGCCCGATTATGATCCTAAGCTTAGCGAGCTTAGAGCATCAACAGCCAATGGCTCTGATGCTGACAGGCTTGCCATACAGTTCCAAGATCCTAATCCCTCGTCAGGGGATGGTCATGGAGAGGGGCAACCAAATGGTGGTTGCATGGAATCAAGCCAGGGTGGCGGCAGCAGAGGAGCCAGAAAGAGAAAATCTGGTTCTGTTAAGAGGTTTAACCGAGATTTACTCTCTGGTGAGCCTCTTAGTTTGCAGAATCCAGCTGGCACATCTGATGGCTCGGCTCAACAGGTGGTAGCCAGTAATAGGAAGGTGGATCTGCCCAGACCTTCCAACCCGATCGTAAAGATCCTAAAGCCAGTGAACTGTTTGCCGCCAATTCCAATCAGCACTCAGGATGTTGTGGTGAGCTTCTTGGCGATAAG GGCTGACGGCTCGGAGATATTGGTGGACAACCATTATCTCAAGAGGAATTATCCAATCATG CTGATCGATTTCTATGAGCAGCATCTCCGATACAGTCCTATGTCGTGA